The genomic stretch TTTATGTTGCCCTTCAAAATAAGGACTATTTCATTGTTACGAGAATTAATCTCATACTTAAATCCGTTTTTCTCAAGCTCTTGTGTTAATGTATTTACATTGGTTTTTTTGGTATTTATCTTTATACTCTGAGGAGGTTTTGTATTTAAAAATTCTAAAATCTTTATAGTTTTTTCAAGTCCATAACTCTCTTCTAAATAATCTATTAAAAATCTGGGATAAGAAAGCTTTATTGATAAATAACTTTTATAGTTCACGTCCTTAATTCTTTCCAATGACTCTTCTATTTGATTTTTGTTTCTTATTATATTTCTCAAAATTGCATTAACAAAAGCCTTTAAATGTGGATTTATTTTGCTTGCAATCTCACATGCCTCGTTAACTGTTGCATACTCTGGAATCTTTTCAAGAAAAAGAAGTTCATATGTTGCAACTCTTAAAATGTTTAATATCCTTTTATCCTTTACTCCTTTTTTTGCAACAAAATTAATATAGTAGTCAATAAGGTTTTTGTATCTCAACACACCATGAACCAGCTCAACAAACAAAGCCCTATCCTTTTCATTTTTTAATTTTTGATGAAATTTCTCTAACAAAGAGTCCACGCCAGAAAACTTTTTCTTTTCAATCTCAAATAGTAAGAAAAAAGCTGCTTGCCTCGTATTAATCTTTAATCATCCCTTCTTCGTTGAACTAAACTAAGATAATATAATAACTGAAGTATTGCAACAGATACCGCTGCAACATATGTCATAGCAGCCGCACCAAGCACTTTCTTTACTGCTATCTCCTCATCAGGAAGTATAACACCTGATACTTTTAACGCCTCTACAGCTCTTTTGCTGGCATTTAATTCAACAGGCAGTGTAATCAAGGTAAACACAACTGCTAAACTGAAAAGCAAAATTCCAAGATTTATAAATATATCTCCATTCTTCAGTAAAAGACCTATCAAAATAAGCGGAAAAGCCAAATTCGACCCTATATTCACAACAGGTACCATGGCAGTTCTAAGGACAAGCCAAGGATATTTTTGGTAGTGCTGAATTGCATGACCTGCTTCATGTGCAGCAACTCCAACTGCAGCAACAGAATTTGAATCAAAAACACCCTGTGATAGTCTGAGCACTCTAAATCGCGGGTCGTAATGGTCTGTCAAAAGTCCCGGTACATATTCTACTCTGACATCATAAATACCGTTGGACCATAGTATATTTTTGGCAACCTCGGCACCTGTCAGTCCTGAAAATGTTCTGACTCTGGAATACTTTGAAAATACCATCTGGACCCTCATTTGAGCTATGATGGATATCAAAAATGCAGGAATAGCAAACACAAGATACAAAGGGTCAAAATAGTAAAACACTTTTCATCCTCTCCCCTGATTTTAGGCTAAAACATCTCCTTTTTTTATTTTATACCCATTGACAAAGTCTCTTGCACTAATCTTTTTTCCACCTTCAAGCTGAAGAAGTCTAAGTCTTATCAGACCATCTCTAACTTTTATTATAATGCTGCTGTCATCTATCTCAACCACAGTACCATTTAGTACATTACTATTAATATTGTCTTTATTATCCTGAGCAATTTCAATATCGTGAATTTTTAAAAGTTTTCCTTTGAAAGTTGTGAAAATTCCTGGCCATATTTTAAGAGCTCTAAATCTATTATAAATTTCCTTCGCACTCATATTCCAGTCAATCTTTCCTTCTTCCTTTTTGATAGGCGGTGCATATGTTGCTCTGCTGTGGTCCTGTTTTACAGGAGTTATACTTTCGATATTCCTCAAAGTTTCAATTAAAAGCTGGCTACCCACTTCTGCAAGCTTTTTTGAAAGTGTCAAAATGTCATCATTATTTTCAATTTTAACTTCTTTCTGAAGAAGAATATCTCCTGTGTCTAACCCCTCGTCCATTTTCATAATAGTAATGCCTGTATATTCCTTGCCATCCATAAGCACCCTTTGAATTGGTGCAGCTCCCCTGTATTCTGGTAAAAGTGAAGCATGAACATTTATACAGCCATGCTTAGGTATCTCAAGCACTTCTTTGGGAAGAATTTTTCCATATGCAACAACTACGATTGTATCAGGTTCTATCTTTTTTAAAAGGTCTAAAAAATCCTCATTATTTTTTAACTTTTCGGGTTGAACAACTTCTATTCCAACCTTTTGAGCAAACTCTTTGACAGCCGGTGCTGTCAATATTTGCTTTCTTCCAACAGGTTTATCAGGTTGTGTAACAACAAGTTTTAAATTTACAAAAGGCTCTTGTATCAGTTTTTGCAAAATATCAACTGCAAAATCCGGTGTTCCCATAAATACAATATCCAAATTTATCTTCCCCTTTCTAAAACCCCAACAATTTACTCTAAGTCCATTTTATCGCCTCTTGCTCGCCTTTGTTCAATCTCCTCTTCAGATACAAATCTTATAACCTTGTCAACAAACAAAATCCCGTCAAGATGGTCTATCTCATGACACACAGCCCTTGCTAAAAGTCCCTCTGCTTCAAGTCTAAACTCATTTCCAAACCTATCCTGAGCTTTTACTATTACTTTCTGTGGTCTTTCCACCTCACCCCACACGTTTGGGACAGAAAGACAACCTTCTACATCTACAGCATTTCCTTCTACTTGTTCTATTTCGGGATTGACAAGTTCAATTGCTCCTTCTCCTATATCAATTACAACCGCTCTTTTGAGTACTCCCACCTGCGGCGCTGCAAGACCAATGCCGTTTGCTTCATACATAGTGTCTTTCATATCGTCAAGAAGCTGGCAAAGTCGCTGGTCAAATTTCTCAACAACCTTAGATTTTTTGCGCAGTATCTCATCTTCATATGTTCTTATTTTTCTCAGTGCCATTTGTCTAAGTTTAAACCCTCCTGTTTTGTTAAAGTGTATCTAAAGGATTTACGTCGATGATAAGCGACGCGTTACTATAATTATATCTTTCTTTAATCAGATTTGCTATACTAATCATCTGCCCAGCTCTTTTGAACTTTACCAGTATGTGATACCTGTACTGGTTTTCTATTTTAAAGATGGGATTTTCACTTGGACCATAAATTTTCATGTCATTCTCCATTTCATACTCCTTGAGCAAAGCATATACATGCTCTATTCCTCTTTTTGCCATATTCTGTTCCCTTGCTACTGTAACAAAGTTAACTACATAAGAATACGGTGGATATTCCATCATTTTTCTGAGTTTCATTTCCTGGGCATAAAAGCTTTCATAGTCGTGCTTTGAAGCAAATACAATGCTGTAATCCTCAGGGTTAAAAGTTTGAATTATAACTTTTCCTGGCTTTTCCCTGCCAGACCTTCCTGCAACCTGTGTAAGTAGTTGAAACGTTCTTTCTCTGCTTCTGAAATCTGGCATGTTCAAAAGAATATCTGCATCTATCACACCCACCAAGGTCAAGTCAGGAAAGTGCAAACCTTTTGCAATCATCTGCGTACCAACAAGAATATCAGCCTCTTTTTCCCTGAATTTTTTTAGAAGCTGCTGTGTCGCATCTTTTTTTGAAGTTGCATCACTGTCCATACGCAAAACCCTTGCATCTTTAAAGTACGCTTTTATCTCTTCCTCTATCTTCTGGGTGCCACTACCATATTGTCTGACATACCTGCTGTTACATTTAGCACACGCACCTTTATATTCCTCTTTATACCCGCAGTAGTGACATTTCAAATACCCCTCTTTGTGGTATGTAAGTGAAATACTGCAGTTTTTACACATATAAACGTAGCCACACTCACGGCATATAACAATTGGAGAATAACCTCTCCTGTTTAAAAAAAGGAGAACCTGATCCCCTTTTTTCAAGTTGTTTTCTATCTCACTAAGTAAAAGCCTGCTGAAAATGGATTTGTTACCTTCTAAGATTTCTTTTTTCATATCAACAATTAAAACTTCTGGCAGGGTCTTGTTTACTCTATTTTTCAATATACAAAGAGAATACTTTCCTTTTTTAGCATAATAATAATGCTCAATAGATGGAGTTGCAGAGCCAAGTATAATGGGTATGTTATTTATTTTAGCTCTCATCTGGGCAACCTCAACAGCATTTATCCGCGGCGATTTTTCAGATTTATAGCTTGGTTCATGCTCTTCATCGACAATTATAAGACCAAGGTTCTTGACAGGTGCAAAAACTGCTGAACGGGGACCAATTACCACAACTGCTT from Caldicellulosiruptor kronotskyensis 2002 encodes the following:
- the fmt gene encoding methionyl-tRNA formyltransferase, with the protein product MGTPDFAVDILQKLIQEPFVNLKLVVTQPDKPVGRKQILTAPAVKEFAQKVGIEVVQPEKLKNNEDFLDLLKKIEPDTIVVVAYGKILPKEVLEIPKHGCINVHASLLPEYRGAAPIQRVLMDGKEYTGITIMKMDEGLDTGDILLQKEVKIENNDDILTLSKKLAEVGSQLLIETLRNIESITPVKQDHSRATYAPPIKKEEGKIDWNMSAKEIYNRFRALKIWPGIFTTFKGKLLKIHDIEIAQDNKDNINSNVLNGTVVEIDDSSIIIKVRDGLIRLRLLQLEGGKKISARDFVNGYKIKKGDVLA
- the priA gene encoding replication restart helicase PriA — encoded protein: MIAQICINYQDANVDKVFDYLVPTHLENSIEIGKRVYVSFGVSNRIVEGLVVGIKQTTDIEINKLKCVLAVIDKFSIVSKEQIELAFSMKNYYALNLGEALSLVIPPFVSSKQIYNICAKKHEENRNLDDDLKKLYESILKKPVSVNSKLVKENKEKITKLFLEGLLEFDLKNFDTRENAEKNLPRVEPEFNLTDEQHKALNSIISAFDEGGYKNILLFGVTGSGKTEVYIRSIQYAIVKGKSVIFMVPEISLTPQMIENVQSRIGNKVLVYHSKMKSIDRLNSWLAARNREAVVVIGPRSAVFAPVKNLGLIIVDEEHEPSYKSEKSPRINAVEVAQMRAKINNIPIILGSATPSIEHYYYAKKGKYSLCILKNRVNKTLPEVLIVDMKKEILEGNKSIFSRLLLSEIENNLKKGDQVLLFLNRRGYSPIVICRECGYVYMCKNCSISLTYHKEGYLKCHYCGYKEEYKGACAKCNSRYVRQYGSGTQKIEEEIKAYFKDARVLRMDSDATSKKDATQQLLKKFREKEADILVGTQMIAKGLHFPDLTLVGVIDADILLNMPDFRSRERTFQLLTQVAGRSGREKPGKVIIQTFNPEDYSIVFASKHDYESFYAQEMKLRKMMEYPPYSYVVNFVTVAREQNMAKRGIEHVYALLKEYEMENDMKIYGPSENPIFKIENQYRYHILVKFKRAGQMISIANLIKERYNYSNASLIIDVNPLDTL
- a CDS encoding zinc metallopeptidase; translated protein: MFYYFDPLYLVFAIPAFLISIIAQMRVQMVFSKYSRVRTFSGLTGAEVAKNILWSNGIYDVRVEYVPGLLTDHYDPRFRVLRLSQGVFDSNSVAAVGVAAHEAGHAIQHYQKYPWLVLRTAMVPVVNIGSNLAFPLILIGLLLKNGDIFINLGILLFSLAVVFTLITLPVELNASKRAVEALKVSGVILPDEEIAVKKVLGAAAMTYVAAVSVAILQLLYYLSLVQRRRDD
- the def gene encoding peptide deformylase yields the protein MALRKIRTYEDEILRKKSKVVEKFDQRLCQLLDDMKDTMYEANGIGLAAPQVGVLKRAVVIDIGEGAIELVNPEIEQVEGNAVDVEGCLSVPNVWGEVERPQKVIVKAQDRFGNEFRLEAEGLLARAVCHEIDHLDGILFVDKVIRFVSEEEIEQRRARGDKMDLE
- the rsmB gene encoding 16S rRNA (cytosine(967)-C(5))-methyltransferase RsmB — translated: MNTRQAAFFLLFEIEKKKFSGVDSLLEKFHQKLKNEKDRALFVELVHGVLRYKNLIDYYINFVAKKGVKDKRILNILRVATYELLFLEKIPEYATVNEACEIASKINPHLKAFVNAILRNIIRNKNQIEESLERIKDVNYKSYLSIKLSYPRFLIDYLEESYGLEKTIKILEFLNTKPPQSIKINTKKTNVNTLTQELEKNGFKYEINSRNNEIVLILKGNIKETELYKKGYFYFQDLASSLVVKSNQEDFERAKKVLDLCAAPGGKTFNCAEVIDGFVVACDINEHKLDILRENILRLGFDNIIVAKNDAEVFNPDFAEKFDIVIADLPCTGFGAIRKKPDIKWNKSYQDIENLHELQVRILDNSAGYLKRGGILFYSTCTLGKKENEETVIEFLDKHKDFSLVSQTTIFPDEFECDGFFIAKLRKEGER